From Falco cherrug isolate bFalChe1 chromosome W unlocalized genomic scaffold, bFalChe1.pri SUPER_W_unloc_1, whole genome shotgun sequence, the proteins below share one genomic window:
- the LOC114015860 gene encoding endogenous retrovirus group K member 5 Gag polyprotein-like yields the protein MTRDPRRFWQAIRDEALKDGNWDLVEQIGRPLLDSPTPSTDAPHAYPIVLGDVAAGNPHVHTPFAWKVVQDLQKNVSQYRVNSPPTVQLLCLLTMDALTPFDISQLAQIMFQPAQLAIFHATWRTTAEQQGLHNLNLPRGDPRFAHGPDLLMGLGQYANPQVQAQWPTIVLDQVKNVGMLAILKTAQLAEPKQRYTAIKQGPKEPFLPFVENLQHAVASQVFDPHLRDMLVRQLAKDNANIDCQKVIEGLPGEPSLEAMISACDKVGTVEHKLTVLAAMQMKCYSCGKLGHRKQDCPSKKQQAPRPKLSSAMIPCLRCGKKGHFAKQCNSRYNKEGFLLPRQGNAHKSARRRAMTQVPQVVIPTGQPYVTNYQGGPRDQQGWMYTPVNQ from the coding sequence ATGACGCGCGACCCTCGGCGATTTTGGCAGGCTATAAGAGATGAGGCATTAAAAGATGGAAACTGGGATTTAGTAGAACAGATAGGCAGACCACTCCTTGATTCTCCTACTCCTTCCACCGATGCACCGCACGCATATCCTATTGTATTGGGAGATGTGGCTGCTGGTAATCCTCACGTTCATACACCATTTGCTTGGAAAGTAGTACAGGActtgcaaaaaaatgtttctcagtACAGGGTGAATTCACCGCCTACAGTGCAGTTGCTGTGTTTGCTAACCATGGATGCTTTGACTCCTTTTGATATTTCTCAGCTGGCACAGATTATGTTCCAACCTGCGCAACTAGCCATTTTCCACGCCACGTGGCGAAcaactgcagaacagcaggGACTGCATAATTTGAATCTTCCACGAGGTGATCCCCGGTTTGCTCATGGGCCTGATCTGTTGATGGGTCTTGGGCAGTATGCCAATCCTCAAGTTCAAGCTCAGTGGCCCACCATAGTATTAGATCAGGTAAAAAATGTAGGCATGCTAGCCATATTGAAAACTGCACAATTAGCAGAGCCAAAACAGCGTTATACGGCAATTAAGCAAGGTCCAAAAGAACCATTTTTGCCATTTGTGGAAAACTTGCAACATGCTGTTGCTTCTCAAGTGTTTGACCCTCACCTGCGTGACATGCTAGTAAGGCAACTAGCCAAAGATAATGCTAATATTGATTGTCAAAAAGTAATAGAAGGATTACCAGGTGAACCCAGTTTAGAAGCAATGATATCAGCCTGTGACAAGGTGGGCACCGTGGAACACAAACTAACAGTACTAGCTGCTATGCAAATGAAATGTTATTCTTGTGGTAAATTAGGACATCGTAAACAGGACTGCCCCTCCAAAAAACAACAAGCGCCACGACCTAAACTGTCCTCAGCGATGATTCCTTGTCTTCGCTGTGGAAAGAAAgggcattttgcaaaacaatgtAATTCTCGTTACAATAAAGAAGGTTTTCTCCTACCACGCCAGGGAAACGCTCACAAGAGCGCGAGGAGGCGTGCAATGACACAAGTACCTCAGGTTGTTATACCAACCGGCCAGCCTTATGTGACCAATTATCAGGGAGGACCCAGGGATCAGCAGGGATGGATGTATACACCAGTGAATCAGTAA